The Phragmites australis chromosome 13, lpPhrAust1.1, whole genome shotgun sequence DNA window CACCTCTTAACCTTCATGGCCCTAATTTCTGAAATTGTCGAGTCACTATTGCCTTTAGAGAACAAGGGGGTGAAGACCTGAGCCGTGGCTTTTGCAGATTCCGCTTATCTGTTTATTTCTATATCAGATGTGCCATTCGAATGGATCATATTCTTCGTACAACTGATTGGTGGTGTATGCCTATTCTGTCATCTTTCAGAGACACTAAACTCAGAATACTTTTGTTTGCGTGGCTCTCCTTGCAATCTTACAGAATCTATTCCTGAATAATAGCAGGCTGCTCCACAAGTAGTTGTTTATTAACAGATTCGCTATTTTGACCATAGATTGCCCCATTCATTATGAGTCTATAAATTGGAATCACATTCTCAGGATTTCTGGCTTTTGAGTGTTTTTGTGAGTGCTAGATACCTTATGCTATTAGTCTTGACGATCATGTTCTCTGACGTGTTGCTTCTCATTTTTAGGACCACATCTTCTCCTATCTATTATAGGTCTGCAAACTGTTCGGCAAAATGAGGCCTTCAGATGACAGGGCGCAGCTCTCAGGCTTTGCACAATCAGAAgaatcatcacttgatgtgGAGGGGCATTGCTACCATCACCAGTCATTCCCTTGTTCTCCATCAATGCAACCGATTGCTTCTGGGTGCACACACACAGAGAACAGCGCGGCATACTTCTTATGGCCAACATCAAACCTTCAGCATTGTGCCGCCGAGGGACGTGCAAACTACTTTGGCAACCTTTCGAAAGGACTTCTGCCCAAGTCTGGCCGGTTGCCCAAGGGTCAGCAAGCAAATAGCTTGCTTGACTTGATGACTATAAGAGCTTTCCACAGCAAGATATTGCGCCGTTTTAGCCTTGGGACGGCAGTGGGCTTCCGCATCAGGAAAGGGGTTCTGACAGATATCCCCGCGATTCTTGCCTTTGTTGCTCGCAAGGTTCACAAGAAGTGGCTTAATCCGACCCAATGCCTTCCTGCTATTGTTGAGGTAGGGTAACTTCAGTTCATATGTATTTTATATTATTGGACTAACTTGGTTTTTCTACTTTGAATTGGTTTTGTCATGTTTTGAATAGCTTTCACTTAGTCGGATCATTGACAGGGTCCAGGAGGTGTTTGGTGTGATGTCGATGTTGTTGAGTTTTCCTATTATGGTGCACCAGCTCAAACTCCTAAAGAACAAATGTTCAGTGAGCTTGTTGATATGTTGTGCGGCAGTGATGAATGTATAGGTTCAGGCTCTCAGGTACACCTTTGTTCTTTTCTGCATTGATTGATTTAAAAAACATATACCATTTGGATTCAGCAGGGCATGCTACCATGCGCAGCTGTGCACAATGATTGTACTGGACAAAATCATGTACTACCAACTGTACTACTAGTTTTGTAAGGGGACCGTTCAAATTTgtcaagattcttctcaaaattTAACTagtacaaagaaaaaaaattctacgaAACGCATAATATTATGCAAAGGAATGACAGTTACTTAATCAGTTATTCCTATCATGTAATATGCCTGGTTATAGTAGCTAGTGTGAATCCTGCAAATGTTCAATTCATCCAATTGGATGTTCTGATAACGAGTAGAATTAATTCCCCTGTAAAAGTCTCTGCTATAGCGACTAACACATCATATCATTTGAGATACTGCAATTGGTTGTTGTGCTTAAAACTTTGGAAACCCACACAAATGTGGCTGAGGCTTCAACAGTCAGGCCTTTTATGTGTTGCTGTGTTTCTTTCGTCTAAATTTCCTACTCATCACTTCTCTTTGAAACAAACAGACTGTTTTTCTGTTAGCATTTTTTCTAGAACTTAAGGCAACTGACATTGCTTCTCGTGATGATGCAATGGGTGGTTCAAGAGGGCATGCTACTGAAAACTTCCTGCTTACCGATCTTATTTCGTTGTTTCAGGTTGCAAGCCAGGACACTTTTGGAACTTTGGGTGCGGTTGTTAAACGGCGATCTGGCAACAAGCAGGTTGGTTTCCTCACCAATCGACATGTCGCAGTTGACTTAGACTATCCAAACCAGAAGATGTTTCACCCATTGCCACCCAATCTTGGGCCTGGTGTTTATCTTGGAGCTGTCGAAAGGGCAACATCTTTCATCactgatgatgtttggtatggaATTTATGCTGGAACAAACCCAGGTAGAGCAGTTACAAATTACCTTTTTAATATAGTAAATCATGTATTACTTACAGGGTTAATTGCTTGATTCgtttttttagtttaaatttgcGCAAGATGCCATTATTGATTGATCTATTCATATCATGGAAGATTTGACATTTGTGATTCTACTTTTTTTGGCTGTCAAATTAATGCTAAATTGCTCTCTAGATTACTACTTGTGAACAAAGCAACACTAATTTTATTAtgggaaaaaagaaattttAGTTCTTTTTgaacaaataaaaagaactaAGTTCTGTTTTACGCTGGTCAAGCAGTGCATTTACCTTTTGTTTTGCTTATGATTAAAAATGATAATGCTTACCCTTCTAATTCCCAAACATATATGCTATGTTCTAATGGATCTGCAGAGACATTTGTACGAGCCGACGGGGCATTCATCCCATTTGCTGATGACTTCGACATCTCAACTGTCACAACTACAGTTAGGGGAGTTGGTGACATTGGGGATGTCAAGGTTATAGATCTGCAGTGTCCGCTTAATAGCCTCATAGGGAGGCAAGTATGCAAAGTTGGCCGAAGTTCTGGTCACACAACTGGGACTGTGGTGGCTTATGCCCTTGAGTACAATGATGAGAAAGGAATAAGCTTCTTCACTGACCTCCTTGTTGTTGGTGAGAACCGCCAGACATTTGATTTGGAAGGTGATAGTGGAAGCCTTATTATCCTGACCGGCCAGGATGGTGAGAAGCCACGTCCTATTGGGATAATATGGGGTGGCACAGCAAACCGTGGGAGGCTAAAGCTTACAAGTGATCATGGCCCTGAAAATTGGACTAGCGGCGTTGATCTTGGCCGCCTTCTGGATCGTCTGGAACTTGATCTTATCATAACAAATGAATCACTCCAAGGTTGATCTCTTCCTCTGTTTTCAGTTATATGTGTTTATTCATTTTTGCAATTCTGAACATACAATATGCTGTCCAGAAAATTATGATGAAATGCTCAAACAAAAAATAAGTTCACTGAAAAGACATGCTGGTGGCATTGTAGTGTTGATGATATTTCCATGCTTGCATTCTTGATTTTGCACacttttgttgtttttgttccATGATACTAAGCTGACAGAATTTCTCCACAATAAAGATTCCGTGCGGCAGCAGAGGATTGCTTTGGTGGCTGCAGCCAACTCCGCCGTTGGGGAGTCTTCCACCGCAGTTGTTACCATCCCAGAAGAAAAGGTGGAAGAGATCTTCAAGCCTTTAGGGATCAAAATCGAGCAGCTGCCTCGACATGACGTGCCAGCCTTGGGCACTGAAGGGGAGGACGCAACTGTGACCAATGTTGAAGAGCGTCAGTTCATCTCAAATTTCGTCGGTATGTCCCCCGTGCGCCGTGACCAGGATGCTCCAAGGCACATCGCCAACCTGAATAATCCATCAGAGGAAGAACTCGCCATGTCGCTGCACCTCGGTGACCGGGAGCCCAAACGGCTTCgcacggactcggaatcagacCTCGACCTGGAGAAGTGAAGCGCTCATTCGGGGTCTCGGGATTGTCGTGTGGACATTCAGAATTAGTTCCACGATCCTCTGCAGTTCAGCTAACTGAACCTGCAGTGTTAGCTTGAACAAGCAGCTTCCTGGCAAAGCATATCATGTGAAACTTGATTCAGCCCTTGGTATCCCTGCAGTTCTGCTGTGCTCATGAGACTTGATATGCACAATGCTGTACCTCCAATCCTGGAGAACAATGTGGTGATATGGTCACTATCACTTGTGCGCTATAATCAATTATTCATGATGTTTCAAGAGCAGTTTCTCGAGATCTTCTGTCTTCATTTCTTGAAGTGGAAAGTGCTGTTTTTTTGCTGGTCGGAGCATCATCTTATATCTCTGTGTCTATGGTCTATGGACCGGGACTACTAGCAACCGGCAGCAGGCGTAGTAAGAATACACCGAACAGACGATCCCGAACTAATTTTTTGTCAACCCGTTTCCAGAAGCGTattcactgacatgtgggcccaagACGCACGAGTTGCCTCGTAACGTAAGCGTACTAAACTGACTTCTCTCAGCGCCTGTTTATTTTAGCTGGAATTCTGAAAAATAGATTGTAGATAGTAAAAAATTAGATGGAATTCTGAAAAATAGATTGTAGATagtaaaaaattagattatgaAAAGATTTAGAtgattgattaaaaaaaattatggacagtttagtaaaatggatttttaccattaaaaaaattgaaaagaaaatcaaaatttcAGATTATCACAATCTAATAAACagattataaaaattataaaaatttatctgtttatttcagcttcgaTTATAAAAAGCTGAAAACAACAgtcaaagctgaaacaaatcTGAGCCGATCACACTACGTAATAATCATGCACGGCCGGAGTCACTGACGACGATGCCCAGAACCCGTAGGGTACCCCTGTCAGTGAGAGAGACAGGTAGACGCTAAGACGAAGCCACGTAACCGTTGGTTGCTTCGTGTTGCTCCCTTCGGTTCGGCGTTAGAGCACGGGACGGGATTGCGAAACCCTCACGCCTCCGGAACCCCAGCGGCGCCCCCAATTCCGGAAGCGAATAACACACCGGGGGAATTCCACCCCGATCCGTACTCCATTGTCGCTCGCGATTGGCTCCAACCTTGCAGCTTCGTTCGTGTTGTCGGAGCTGGTTTGGCGGGAA harbors:
- the LOC133888227 gene encoding protein NARROW LEAF 1; translation: MRPSDDRAQLSGFAQSEESSLDVEGHCYHHQSFPCSPSMQPIASGCTHTENSAAYFLWPTSNLQHCAAEGRANYFGNLSKGLLPKSGRLPKGQQANSLLDLMTIRAFHSKILRRFSLGTAVGFRIRKGVLTDIPAILAFVARKVHKKWLNPTQCLPAIVEGPGGVWCDVDVVEFSYYGAPAQTPKEQMFSELVDMLCGSDECIGSGSQVASQDTFGTLGAVVKRRSGNKQVGFLTNRHVAVDLDYPNQKMFHPLPPNLGPGVYLGAVERATSFITDDVWYGIYAGTNPETFVRADGAFIPFADDFDISTVTTTVRGVGDIGDVKVIDLQCPLNSLIGRQVCKVGRSSGHTTGTVVAYALEYNDEKGISFFTDLLVVGENRQTFDLEGDSGSLIILTGQDGEKPRPIGIIWGGTANRGRLKLTSDHGPENWTSGVDLGRLLDRLELDLIITNESLQDSVRQQRIALVAAANSAVGESSTAVVTIPEEKVEEIFKPLGIKIEQLPRHDVPALGTEGEDATVTNVEERQFISNFVGMSPVRRDQDAPRHIANLNNPSEEELAMSLHLGDREPKRLRTDSESDLDLEK